The Parambassis ranga chromosome 14, fParRan2.1, whole genome shotgun sequence genome includes a window with the following:
- the LOC114446508 gene encoding olfactory receptor 56A1-like: MAFDRFIAICFPLRYHSIVTKTVIAVMLLIMNATLTHTIPPLLNPIVYSLKTEEVMKALCCTLAAVCSSYSGAL, from the exons ATGGCCTTTGACAGATTTATAGCaatttgtttccctttaaggtACCATAGTATTGTGACTAAAACAGTAATTGCTGtaatgttgct AATCATGAACGCCACATTGACTCACACTATACCACCTTTACTCAATCCTATTGTGTACTCTTTAAAGACAGAAGAGGTGATGAAAGC ACTTTGTTGCACCCTTGCAGCCGTTTGTTCAAGTTATTCAGGTGCACTGTAA
- the LOC114446506 gene encoding olfactory receptor 1M1-like, whose protein sequence is MSVLRTVLNNSDIVHPPGFYIIGFETLPFINVYFIFLAFVYVITVLFNCLVIYVIAFNHCLHTPKFLAVLNLAVIDVILNSCIIPSMIKIFLVQDNFVPFNLCLVQMFVYYTFGTLESYALAILAYDRLIAICFPLRQNSINTLKSMCCIVSVSWSFALGVIAFSVAIMTRLSFCRSVRVLSYFCDYAPVFRLACNDYTMQWWVASMLTFLLLAGPFTFIVLSYIAILVTVFRMKSLDSRVKALATCVEHLILVAVFYFPTIIIFTIGFYLRLIDPDQRVLSLSLASCIPPCINPIVYSLKTKDIKIRVLALIRKNNIHVEQHKIETIRVFQKKVNIRS, encoded by the coding sequence ATGTCTGTTCTCAGGACTGTCTTAAATAACTCTGACATCGTTCATCCTCCAGGCTTCTACATCATTGGATTTGAGACTTTGCCTTTCATTAATGTCTACTTCATCTTTCTAGCATTTGTTTATGTGATCACAGTGCTGTTCAACTGTTTGGTGATCTATGTAATTGCCTTTAATCACTGTTTACACACTCCAAAGTTTTTGGCTGTCCTTAACCTGGCAGTGATAGATGTGATCCTGAACAGCTGTATTATTCCCAGCATGATAAAGATATTCCTCGTTCAGGACAACTTTGTTCCATTCAATCTATGTTTGgtacaaatgtttgtttattaCACTTTTGGGACTTTGGAGTCGTACGCCCTTGCGATTCTTGCCTATGACAGGTTGATTGCAATATGTTTCCCCCTGCGTCAGAACTCAATCAACACACTAAAGAGCATGTGTTGTATAGTCAGTGTGTCGTGGTCCTTTGCTCTGGGAGTCATTGCTTTTTCAGTAGCTATAATGACTCGACTGTCTTTTTGCAGGTCTGTGAGAGTGCTCAGTTACTTCTGTGACTATGCGCCTGTGTTTAGACTGGCCTGTAATGATTACACAATGCAGTGGTGGGTTGCCTCTATGCTTACCTTCCTGCTCCTCGCTGGACCTTTCACTTTCATTGTTCTGTCTTATATTGCCATCCTGGTGACTGTGTTCAGGATGAAATCATTGGACAGTCGAGTGAAAGCTTTGGCCACTTGTGTGGAGCATCTTAtacttgttgctgttttttacTTTCCCACTATTATCATTTTTACCATTGGGTTCTATCTGCGGCTGATAGATCCGGACCAGCGTGTGCTCAGCCTGTCACTGGCCTCTTGTATCCCACCCTGCATCAATCCAATTGTATATTCTTTGAAAACCAAAGACATTAAAATCAGAGTGCTGGCACTCATTAGAAAAAATAACATTCATGTAGAGCAACATAAAATAGAAACTATTAGAGTTTTTCAAAAGAAAGTAAACATTAGGTCCTAA
- the LOC114446507 gene encoding LOW QUALITY PROTEIN: olfactory receptor 1J4-like (The sequence of the model RefSeq protein was modified relative to this genomic sequence to represent the inferred CDS: inserted 2 bases in 1 codon), translated as MGPAERSSTMFNATFVRPAAFYISGFSNMSHVKYFYVFLCFVYIMTVIGNVFLLVVICLVKSLHTPKFMIVCHLAFTDLCGSTALIPKVLDTFLFDRRYIVYEACLSYMFFVLFFTSVQSWTLVTMAFDRFIAICFPLRYHSIVTKTVIALMLLFVWLFFLSEIAFMVGLIDRLSFCGSLDVQSFYCDHGPLSRLACNDRSLNSIVAYFVVVSINIIPLILIAVTYLCISVALSRIASGEERLRALKTCTAHLILVVIXLGTNAAVIFSSIHPNARIMNSTLTHTIPALLNPIVYSLKTEEVMNAIRKLCKRNRLMNTVTKK; from the exons ATGGGTCCAGCAGAGAGATCCTCTACCATGTTTAATGCTACATTTGTTCGTCCTGCTGCATTCTACATCAGTGGGTTTTCTAACATGTCTCATGTGAAGTATTTCTACGtcttcttgtgttttgtctACATCATGACTGTGATTGGGAATGTTTTTCTACTTGTGGTTATCTGCCTGGTAAAGAGTCTTCATACTCCTAAATTCATGATTGTGTGTCACTTGGCTTTTACAGATCTGTGTGGCAGCACCGCTCTCATCCCAAAAGTCTtagacacatttctgtttgacaGGAGATACATTGTCTATGAGGCTTGTTTgagttatatgttctttgttttgttttttacaagtGTGCAGTCATGGACACTCGTCACTATGGCCTTTGACAGATTTATAGCaatttgtttccctttaaggtACCATAGTATTGTGACTAAAACAGTAATTGCTCtaatgttgctgtttgtgtggttgtttttcttGAGTGAAATAGCATTTATGGTTGGGCTTATTGATCGCCTCTCTTTCTGTGGATCCTTAGATGTACAAAGCTTTTACTGTGATCATGGACCACTATCTCGCCTAGCCTGTAATGACAGATCATTAAATTCCATAGTAgcatattttgttgttgttagcatCAACATAATTCCTTTAATACTGATAGCTGTCACATATTTATGCATTTCAGTAGCTCTGAGCAGGATTGCATCAGGAGAGGAGCGACTCAGAGCTCTGAAAACTTGTACTGCTCACCTGATTCTTGTGGTGAT CCTGGGCACCAATGCAGCTGTAATATTCTCCTCTATCCATCCTAATGCCAGAATCATGAACTCCACATTGACTCACACTATTCCAGCTTTACTCAATCCTATTGTGTACTCTTTAAAGacagaagaagtgatgaacGCTATCAGGAAGCTTTGCAAAAGAAATAGGCTGATGAACACAGTAACAAAAAAGTGA